The following are encoded in a window of Candidatus Fluviicola riflensis genomic DNA:
- a CDS encoding oligoendopeptidase F, with translation MRKYIAADFACNNWSEVEAYLIELSKREWSVKADFIKWLRDKSELEAVLEENMAWRYIRMTIDTTDTAKTEAYQFFVTEIQPNLAPYEDRLNQKMMAASWIDELSQDEAYAIYFRSTRTALDLFREENIPLETEINTLSQEYGAISGQQTIEYDGKTLTMPQAAIFLKNPDEAIRKEVFELIANRRQQDREKLDELFTKLVKLRHQTAVNAGCTDYRDFKFKALGRFDYSIQDCLDFHGSIAELIVPMIRKMQQEQARLLGKDLLKPWDTEVDPTGKAPLKPFESGKELLAGSIEIFGKLDPYFRDCLTTMDKEGYMDLDSKHGKAPGGYNYPLYESGIPFIFMNAAGAQRDVVTMVHEGGHAVHSFLSRELELTGFKSLPSEVAELASMSMELITMDHWNHFYSNENDLKRAKKEQLESVLKVLPWIATIDAFQHWIYTHPEHTTAERTAYWLELGKRFGTGMLDYSGYEEVKESSWHRQLHLFEVPFYYIEYGIAQLGALGVWKNFKSNPKEALANYKAALKLGYTKSIPAIYQTAGLKFDFSKENVKELTELVDSELKGL, from the coding sequence ATGAGAAAATACATCGCAGCAGATTTTGCCTGCAATAATTGGAGTGAAGTTGAAGCTTACTTAATCGAACTAAGCAAGCGTGAATGGTCGGTAAAAGCTGATTTCATCAAGTGGCTAAGAGACAAAAGCGAGCTGGAAGCCGTGTTGGAAGAAAACATGGCGTGGCGTTATATCCGCATGACGATTGATACGACCGATACCGCCAAAACGGAAGCGTACCAGTTTTTTGTGACCGAAATTCAGCCCAACCTTGCTCCTTACGAAGATCGGTTGAATCAAAAAATGATGGCTGCGTCGTGGATCGATGAACTTTCTCAGGACGAAGCGTATGCTATTTATTTCCGGTCAACCCGCACAGCGCTGGATTTATTCCGTGAAGAAAACATTCCGCTGGAAACAGAGATTAACACACTGAGTCAGGAATACGGAGCTATTTCAGGACAGCAAACCATTGAATACGATGGAAAAACGCTGACCATGCCACAAGCTGCTATTTTCCTAAAAAATCCCGATGAAGCGATACGGAAAGAAGTATTTGAACTGATTGCCAATCGCAGACAGCAAGATCGCGAAAAACTGGATGAACTATTTACCAAACTGGTGAAATTACGGCATCAGACAGCTGTAAATGCCGGTTGTACCGATTATCGCGATTTCAAGTTCAAGGCGTTGGGACGTTTTGATTATTCCATCCAGGATTGTCTTGATTTTCATGGTTCCATTGCTGAACTGATCGTTCCGATGATTCGCAAGATGCAGCAGGAACAAGCGCGATTGCTGGGCAAAGACTTATTGAAACCATGGGATACAGAAGTGGATCCGACCGGAAAAGCACCGCTCAAACCGTTTGAATCAGGAAAAGAATTGCTCGCTGGTTCCATAGAAATCTTTGGAAAACTGGATCCTTATTTCCGTGATTGCCTCACAACCATGGACAAGGAAGGTTACATGGACCTTGATTCCAAGCACGGAAAAGCGCCGGGCGGTTACAATTACCCGTTGTATGAAAGCGGGATCCCGTTTATTTTCATGAATGCTGCCGGAGCGCAGCGCGACGTGGTTACCATGGTTCACGAAGGCGGACACGCTGTGCATTCGTTTTTGAGCCGTGAACTGGAATTAACCGGATTTAAGTCTTTACCTTCCGAAGTGGCCGAATTGGCTTCTATGTCGATGGAATTGATTACGATGGACCACTGGAACCACTTTTACAGCAACGAAAATGATCTGAAACGTGCTAAAAAAGAACAATTGGAATCGGTATTAAAAGTATTGCCGTGGATTGCTACGATTGACGCTTTCCAGCATTGGATTTATACACATCCTGAACATACAACTGCAGAACGAACGGCTTACTGGCTTGAATTGGGCAAGCGTTTCGGAACGGGAATGTTGGATTACAGCGGTTACGAAGAAGTAAAAGAATCGAGCTGGCACCGTCAGTTACATTTGTTTGAAGTTCCGTTTTACTACATCGAATATGGTATTGCTCAGCTGGGCGCATTGGGCGTTTGGAAAAATTTTAAGTCAAATCCGAAGGAAGCATTGGCCAATTATAAAGCAGCGTTGAAACTCGGTTATACCAAGTCAATCCCAGCGATTTACCAAACGGCAGGTTTGAAGTTCGATTTCTCCAAAGAGAATGTAAAAGAACTTACAGAATTGGTTGATAGTGAACTGAAAGGCTTGTAA
- the fsa gene encoding fructose-6-phosphate aldolase produces MKFFIDTANLKDIREANDLGILDGVTTNPSLMAKEGITGQNNILKHYVEICNIVDGPVSAEVIATDFQGMVREGEALAELHRNIVVKIPMIPEGIKAIKYFSSKGIKTNCTLIFSAGQALLAAKAGATFISPFVGRLDDISTNGMDLIAQIRLIFDNYGFETEILAASVRHPMHIIQCAEIGADVMTGPLSAILALAKHPLTDNGLAQFLADHAKGNK; encoded by the coding sequence ATGAAATTTTTCATCGATACAGCAAACCTCAAAGATATTCGCGAAGCCAACGATTTGGGTATCCTGGATGGCGTAACCACCAATCCGTCGTTAATGGCCAAAGAAGGCATCACGGGCCAAAACAACATTTTAAAGCACTATGTCGAGATCTGCAACATTGTAGACGGACCTGTAAGTGCCGAAGTTATAGCAACCGATTTCCAGGGTATGGTGCGCGAAGGTGAAGCATTGGCCGAATTGCACCGTAACATTGTCGTAAAAATCCCGATGATTCCTGAAGGTATCAAAGCCATCAAGTACTTTTCATCGAAAGGAATCAAAACCAATTGTACGCTTATTTTCAGCGCCGGACAAGCGTTATTAGCTGCAAAAGCGGGAGCCACGTTCATTTCTCCGTTTGTGGGACGTTTGGATGATATTTCAACCAACGGAATGGACCTGATCGCGCAAATTCGTTTGATCTTTGATAACTACGGCTTCGAAACCGAAATTTTGGCAGCTTCTGTTCGTCACCCGATGCACATCATTCAATGCGCTGAAATCGGAGCAGATGTCATGACCGGGCCATTGAGCGCGATTCTTGCGTTGGCTAAGCACCCGTTGACTGATAATGGTTTGGCGCAGTTCTTAGCTGACCACGCGAAAGGAAATAAATAA
- a CDS encoding aminopeptidase: MKQLLFPALLMACSSAALAQTKFAQLDAELPTPNEYRNAAGGPGHSYYQQKADYKMSITLDDDKQIVHGEEVITYTNNSPDVLEYLWLQLDQNIYKPDAESNFIEVEKMEDFKSIRDVENKLFVFEGGYNIESVSSVNGEKMKYAINHTMMRIDPAKPLGPKQSISFKVKWWYNINDRMKVGGRSGYEHFEKDGNYLYTIAQFFPRMCVYSDVEGWQNKQYLGRGEFALPFGDYEVSITVPGDHIVGATGELQNGASVMTAEQRERMKKALTSDTPVLIVTQAEAEENEKDREKSLKTWTFKAKNVRDFAFATSRKFMWDAQNQKVGDKNVLCMSFYPKEGNPLWERYSTKLVAHTIKTYSKYTVDYPYPVAISVHTDKIGMEYPMICFNGGRPQADGTYSEDTKYGMWGVIIHEVGHNFFPMIINSDERQWTWMDEGLNTFVQYLTEQEWERGYPSRRGPAYMITDYMRGDKRFITPIMTNSESIYQFGNNAYGKPATALNILRETVMGRELFDYSFKMYCERWKFKHPTPADLFRTMEDASGVDLDWFWRGWFYSTDYVDVSLDYVKYFQLNTNNPETEKGLQQQQDAAKPEFIGDTRNKESIKETVNERDPNIDDFYGKRDIYAVDKLDKKEYEDFHAKLTPEQKKLLESKKHFYELSFTDKGGLVTPLIIQATFDDGTTEVIRIPAEIWKMDQTTVTKVFIFDKEVKSFQLDPFLESADCDVNNNSYPPTQQPTRYQLFEQKKVTENPMQRQKRLEGQ; the protein is encoded by the coding sequence ATGAAACAACTCCTTTTTCCGGCGCTTTTAATGGCTTGCAGTTCGGCTGCCCTTGCGCAAACAAAATTTGCTCAGTTGGATGCAGAACTTCCTACGCCGAACGAATACCGAAATGCGGCCGGTGGTCCGGGACACAGTTATTATCAGCAAAAAGCCGATTATAAAATGTCGATCACTCTCGATGACGACAAACAAATTGTTCACGGTGAAGAAGTGATCACGTACACCAATAATTCTCCGGATGTACTGGAATACCTGTGGTTACAGCTCGATCAGAACATTTACAAACCGGATGCGGAGTCTAATTTTATCGAAGTCGAGAAAATGGAAGATTTCAAATCGATCCGCGATGTGGAAAACAAGCTCTTCGTATTTGAAGGTGGCTACAACATCGAATCGGTTTCTTCTGTGAACGGCGAAAAAATGAAATACGCGATCAATCATACCATGATGCGCATCGATCCTGCAAAACCGCTCGGACCAAAGCAAAGTATTTCGTTTAAAGTAAAATGGTGGTACAACATCAATGATCGTATGAAAGTTGGCGGCCGTTCAGGTTACGAGCACTTTGAAAAAGACGGAAATTACCTGTATACAATCGCGCAGTTTTTCCCGCGTATGTGCGTTTACAGCGATGTTGAAGGCTGGCAAAACAAACAATATTTGGGCCGCGGTGAATTCGCGTTGCCTTTCGGGGATTATGAAGTATCGATTACCGTTCCCGGTGATCACATTGTTGGAGCAACGGGCGAATTGCAAAATGGCGCTTCGGTAATGACTGCCGAGCAGCGCGAACGCATGAAAAAAGCATTGACTTCCGACACACCGGTATTGATCGTAACACAGGCCGAAGCTGAAGAAAACGAAAAAGACCGCGAAAAATCGTTGAAAACCTGGACGTTTAAAGCCAAAAATGTACGTGATTTTGCCTTTGCGACTTCGCGTAAATTTATGTGGGATGCCCAAAACCAGAAAGTGGGCGACAAAAACGTATTGTGTATGTCGTTTTACCCCAAAGAAGGAAATCCGTTGTGGGAACGCTACTCAACCAAACTGGTGGCGCACACGATCAAAACATACTCCAAATACACGGTCGATTATCCGTATCCGGTAGCGATTTCGGTTCACACCGACAAAATTGGGATGGAATATCCGATGATTTGTTTCAACGGTGGCCGTCCGCAAGCTGATGGAACATATTCCGAAGACACGAAATACGGTATGTGGGGCGTGATTATCCACGAAGTGGGACACAATTTCTTCCCGATGATCATCAATTCCGACGAGCGCCAGTGGACCTGGATGGACGAAGGATTGAACACGTTTGTACAATATCTTACCGAACAGGAATGGGAACGCGGTTATCCTTCGCGTCGCGGGCCGGCTTACATGATTACCGATTATATGCGTGGCGATAAGCGTTTCATAACACCCATCATGACTAATTCTGAATCGATTTACCAATTCGGGAACAATGCTTACGGAAAACCTGCTACAGCGTTGAATATCCTGCGCGAAACCGTTATGGGCCGTGAATTGTTCGATTATTCCTTCAAAATGTATTGCGAACGCTGGAAATTCAAACATCCGACTCCGGCGGATTTGTTCCGTACCATGGAAGATGCTTCCGGCGTGGACCTGGATTGGTTTTGGCGAGGCTGGTTCTACTCTACCGATTACGTGGATGTCTCGTTGGATTATGTGAAGTATTTTCAGCTGAACACAAACAATCCTGAAACAGAGAAAGGCCTTCAACAGCAACAGGACGCTGCAAAACCGGAATTTATCGGCGATACGCGCAATAAAGAATCGATCAAAGAAACAGTAAACGAGCGCGATCCGAACATCGATGATTTTTATGGAAAACGCGATATCTACGCTGTTGACAAGCTCGACAAAAAAGAATACGAAGATTTCCATGCTAAGCTGACGCCTGAGCAGAAAAAATTACTTGAAAGCAAAAAACATTTCTACGAACTTTCCTTTACAGATAAGGGCGGATTGGTGACACCATTGATTATCCAGGCAACATTCGATGATGGAACAACCGAAGTAATTCGCATCCCGGCGGAAATCTGGAAAATGGACCAAACTACGGTGACTAAAGTGTTTATCTTCGACAAAGAAGTGAAATCATTTCAATTGGATCCATTCCTCGAATCAGCCGATTGTGATGTGAACAACAACTCATATCCTCCGACGCAACAACCAACACGTTATCAGTTGTTCGAGCAGAAAAAAGTGACTGAAAACCCAATGCAGCGGCAGAAACGGTTGGAAGGACAGTAA
- a CDS encoding CoB--CoM heterodisulfide reductase, which translates to MSNLKVPTMAEMMATGETPDILFWVGCSGSFDDRAKKITKAVVKILNHCGVKFAVLGAEESCTGDPAKRAGNEFTFQMQAMMNIQVLDGYEIKRIVTACPHCFNTLKNEYPELGGNYEVIHHTQLIQDLINAGKLTIEGGTYKGKKITFHDPCYLGRGNDVYEAPRVLIEKLDAELVEMKRCKTNGLCCGAGGAQMFKEAEKGNKEVNVERTEDALETSATIIATGCPFCNTMMTDGVKNFNKEHEIAVLDVAELIANAAEL; encoded by the coding sequence ATGAGTAATCTCAAAGTTCCAACAATGGCCGAAATGATGGCCACAGGAGAAACGCCCGATATCTTATTTTGGGTAGGTTGTTCCGGTAGTTTTGATGATCGTGCCAAGAAAATCACGAAAGCGGTAGTGAAGATTTTGAATCACTGCGGAGTGAAATTTGCTGTACTCGGAGCAGAAGAGTCATGTACGGGCGATCCCGCAAAACGCGCTGGAAACGAATTTACGTTCCAAATGCAGGCCATGATGAACATCCAGGTGCTCGATGGGTATGAAATTAAACGCATCGTTACTGCTTGTCCGCATTGTTTTAATACGTTGAAAAACGAATATCCGGAGTTGGGTGGAAATTATGAAGTGATCCACCACACGCAATTGATCCAGGATTTGATCAATGCCGGGAAGCTGACCATCGAAGGCGGAACCTATAAAGGAAAGAAAATCACGTTCCATGATCCGTGTTATTTGGGTCGTGGAAATGACGTATATGAAGCACCGCGTGTACTCATCGAAAAACTCGACGCTGAATTAGTGGAAATGAAACGTTGCAAAACCAATGGCTTGTGCTGTGGTGCAGGTGGTGCGCAAATGTTCAAGGAAGCTGAAAAAGGAAACAAGGAAGTCAACGTAGAACGTACAGAAGATGCGCTGGAAACATCAGCAACGATCATCGCAACAGGTTGTCCTTTCTGTAACACGATGATGACTGACGGCGTGAAAAATTTCAACAAAGAACACGAAATAGCCGTTTTGGACGTAGCTGAACTGATTGCTAACGCAGCAGAATTATAA
- a CDS encoding phosphoheptose isomerase, with the protein MNKDVQLIDIMEDGKHISPVLPEHIKNYLIDIDGTICEDIPNEEPERMAIAGLYPDALVTVNKWYDEGHIITFFTSRVEEHREVTEQWLTENGFRWHAMLMGKPRGGNYHWIDNHIVRATRFEGKFTDLVEKTVSIQVFEQ; encoded by the coding sequence ATGAACAAAGACGTTCAATTGATTGACATAATGGAAGACGGTAAACACATTTCGCCGGTACTTCCTGAACATATTAAGAATTACCTCATTGATATTGATGGTACGATTTGCGAAGACATTCCGAATGAAGAACCGGAACGTATGGCAATTGCAGGATTGTATCCCGATGCATTGGTGACGGTAAATAAATGGTACGACGAAGGTCATATCATCACGTTTTTCACTTCCCGTGTAGAAGAACACCGCGAAGTAACCGAACAATGGCTCACCGAAAATGGTTTCCGTTGGCACGCAATGCTGATGGGGAAACCACGCGGAGGAAATTACCATTGGATTGATAATCATATCGTTCGGGCAACACGCTTCGAGGGTAAGTTTACCGATTTGGTGGAAAAAACAGTAAGTATTCAGGTTTTTGAACAGTAA
- a CDS encoding Fe-S oxidoreductase, which translates to MIASIVFSVICLAGFGFFGWNLWKIRYNINLGKNVNRSDNKGERLKTMLLVAFGQKKMFARPIPALLHLAIYVAFVITQIELIEIIADGVSGHHRVFYDALGGFYTFMISFIEILSLFALIATFAFLARRNIIRVARFQKPEMKGFPSLDANLILLGEFLLVMCIFTMNGADEALYLQGASHAAPDVQGSFGFTISSWLGAHVFSGMDISTLHLLERIGWWGHVTMVFAFLNYLPYSKHFHILLAFPNTYYSNLEKKGKFTNMESVTNEVKLMLDPNADPYAAAPEGAEPQRFGAKEVTDLSWKNLMDAYTCTECGRCTAACPANITGKLLSPRKIMMDTRDRLMEVGENFRKHGKDYDDGKALLGDYILEEELWACTSCNACVQECPVNIDPLAIIVDLRRYLVMEESKMPTELTGMLTNIENNGAPWQFSPADRGNWIHED; encoded by the coding sequence ATGATAGCTTCTATTGTATTTAGTGTCATCTGTTTGGCAGGATTTGGCTTTTTTGGCTGGAATCTATGGAAGATTCGCTACAATATTAACTTGGGCAAAAACGTCAATCGCTCCGATAACAAAGGCGAACGGCTAAAAACGATGCTGTTGGTGGCTTTCGGACAGAAAAAGATGTTCGCACGGCCAATCCCCGCTTTGTTGCACCTGGCGATTTACGTGGCTTTTGTGATTACGCAAATCGAGTTGATTGAAATCATTGCCGACGGTGTTTCGGGGCATCATCGCGTATTTTATGATGCTTTAGGTGGTTTTTACACCTTCATGATTAGTTTTATAGAGATTCTTTCATTGTTTGCACTGATCGCCACGTTTGCTTTCCTGGCACGACGTAATATCATTCGAGTGGCGCGTTTCCAAAAACCGGAAATGAAAGGCTTTCCAAGCCTGGATGCGAATCTGATCCTGTTGGGCGAATTCTTACTCGTGATGTGCATTTTCACCATGAACGGTGCCGACGAAGCGCTTTATCTACAAGGAGCTTCACATGCAGCGCCTGATGTTCAGGGATCGTTCGGTTTCACAATTTCTTCCTGGCTGGGTGCACACGTATTCAGCGGAATGGATATTTCAACCCTTCATTTATTGGAACGAATCGGGTGGTGGGGACACGTAACCATGGTTTTTGCCTTTTTGAATTACCTGCCGTATTCCAAGCATTTCCATATTTTACTGGCTTTCCCGAATACGTATTATTCGAATCTCGAGAAAAAAGGAAAGTTCACCAACATGGAATCGGTTACCAATGAAGTGAAATTGATGCTGGACCCCAATGCCGATCCGTATGCTGCAGCTCCTGAAGGTGCCGAGCCACAGCGTTTCGGTGCAAAGGAAGTAACCGATTTGTCGTGGAAGAATCTTATGGACGCGTATACCTGTACCGAGTGCGGACGTTGTACAGCGGCTTGTCCGGCCAATATTACTGGTAAATTATTGTCGCCGCGTAAGATCATGATGGATACACGTGATCGTTTGATGGAAGTAGGCGAAAACTTCCGCAAACACGGAAAAGACTATGACGACGGAAAAGCATTGCTGGGCGACTACATCCTTGAAGAAGAATTGTGGGCGTGTACGTCTTGCAACGCCTGCGTTCAGGAATGTCCGGTAAACATTGATCCGCTAGCGATTATTGTTGATTTGCGCCGTTACCTGGTAATGGAGGAATCGAAAATGCCAACCGAATTGACCGGAATGCTTACCAACATCGAAAACAACGGTGCGCCATGGCAATTTTCACCGGCTGATCGCGGAAACTGGATTCACGAAGATTAA
- a CDS encoding polyisoprenoid-binding protein — MKKLFYPLLAIVLLGSSAFMSVTSAPEWKIKDDHSIKFISDDPTGVFKTFKGTIKFDESDLAGSKFDLSIPVNSISTGNGMQNKKALTPEWFDEAKYPNITYVSSKIEKSGESYNITGTLKMKGVSKTYKVPFSFKKTDNSGKFTGKFNVKRSDFKIGKAGGNVPDVMKIEFSVPVDKK, encoded by the coding sequence ATGAAAAAACTATTTTATCCGCTATTAGCCATTGTATTGTTAGGCTCATCAGCTTTTATGTCGGTAACTTCGGCTCCTGAATGGAAAATCAAAGACGATCACTCCATTAAGTTTATCAGCGATGATCCAACCGGTGTTTTCAAAACATTCAAAGGAACAATCAAGTTTGACGAAAGTGATTTGGCCGGTTCCAAGTTTGATTTATCAATCCCTGTAAACTCAATCAGCACCGGAAACGGCATGCAAAACAAAAAAGCATTGACGCCGGAATGGTTTGATGAAGCAAAATACCCAAACATCACGTATGTTTCGAGCAAAATCGAAAAATCGGGTGAAAGCTACAATATCACCGGAACCTTGAAAATGAAAGGTGTTTCCAAAACATATAAAGTACCGTTCAGCTTCAAGAAAACCGATAACTCAGGCAAGTTCACAGGGAAATTCAACGTGAAACGTTCTGACTTTAAAATCGGAAAAGCAGGTGGTAACGTTCCTGACGTAATGAAGATTGAATTTAGTGTTCCAGTTGATAAAAAATAA